A region from the Vicia villosa cultivar HV-30 ecotype Madison, WI linkage group LG3, Vvil1.0, whole genome shotgun sequence genome encodes:
- the LOC131659665 gene encoding uncharacterized protein LOC131659665 encodes MSNVISPFKMEKRNQRYMVCVSGFAAEDKWMRFSDMSHLIESACERVCINLTRYGFSKTCFPLRTAPIPNPNDCIICVGWVSNPQYFVQVYLKSECPILPTSPEWAIHFTISRETWPDQFIKRMQEYNKLNKIEIEKNREKLKEVPPMDLVDNNLFGSFK; translated from the coding sequence ATGTCAAATGTGATTTCaccattcaaaatggaaaaacgAAATCAGAGATATATGGTTTGCGTGAGTGGATTTGCAGCGGAGGATAAATGGATGCGCTTCTCTGATATGAGTCATCTAATAGAAAGTGCGTGTGAGAGGGTGTGTATTAATCTTACAAGATACGGTTTCTCGAAGACTTGTTTCCCTCTGCGCACTGCTCCAATACCAAATCCAAATGATTGTATCATATGTGTTGGATGGGTTTCAAATCCGCAGTACTTTGTTCAAGTGTATTTGAAATCGGAATGCCCTATACTACCTACATCACCAGAGTGGGCGATTCATTTCACAATCTCACGCGAGACTTGGCCAGACCAATTCATTAAAAGGATGCAAGAATACAACAAGTTGAACaaaattgaaatagaaaaaaatagagaaaagttAAAAGAGGTGCCACCGATGGATTTGGTCGACAACAATCTTTTCGGCTCATTTAAGTAG